A single genomic interval of Salmo trutta chromosome 13, fSalTru1.1, whole genome shotgun sequence harbors:
- the LOC115206431 gene encoding small nuclear ribonucleoprotein Sm D2 — protein MSLLNKPKSEMTPEELQKREEEEFNTGPLSVLTQSVKNNTQVLVNCRNNNKLLGRVKAFDRHCNMVLENVKEMWTEVPKSGKGKKKSKPVNKDRYISKMFLRGDSVIVVLRNPLITGK, from the exons AT GAGCCTGTTAAATAAACCCAAGTCGGAGATGACTCCTGAGGAGCTCCAGAAACGCGAGGAGGAGGAGTTTAATACTGGGCCCCTGTCTGTGCTCACCCAGTCTGTCAAAAACAACACACAGGTCCTCGTCAACTGCCGAAACAACAACAAGCTGCTTGGCCGTGTCAAGGCATTTGACAG ACACTGCAACATGGTCCTGGAgaatgtgaaggagatgtggacAGAAGTGCCCAAGAGTGGCAAGGGCAAGAAGAAGTCCAAACCAGTAAACAAGGACCGTTACATCTCCAAGATGTTCCTGAGAGGAGACTCTGTGATTGTAGTGCTGAGAAACCCCCTCATCACAGGGAAATAG